A single region of the Penaeus vannamei isolate JL-2024 chromosome 23, ASM4276789v1, whole genome shotgun sequence genome encodes:
- the bcn92 gene encoding protein bcn92 — MAGGGRREILSLYKSLLRESMKFPAYNYREYALRRVRDGFKAGKNITNEAEKQREVQAARESLDMIRRQVMIGHLYSPPNLVIEK, encoded by the exons ATGGCCGGCGGAGGAAGACGCGAAATTCTCTCCCTCTATAAATCGCTACTGAGAGAGAGCATGAAGTTCCCCGCCTACAATTACAG AGAATATGCACTTAGAAGAGTTCGAGATGGATTTAAAGCTGGCAAAAATATTACCAACGAAgccgaaaaacagagagaagtgcAAGCAGCAAGAGAATCTTTAGATATGATAAGGAGACAA gTTATGATTGGTCACCTTTACAGCCCCCCAAATCTTGTAATCGAAAAGTAG
- the PheRS-m gene encoding probable phenylalanine--tRNA ligase, mitochondrial yields the protein MVLHCSRLLLSKPLQRPWFPAFIRLNSTTAQVSSGKVQIGERTYEADEMTNVTPKILSHLGRNLHLQKYHPLNHISQRISKFMYSRYLSPRGNPLFSIHDRLQPVVTPHQNFDSLLIPKDHVSRKKSDNYYINKDFLLRAHTSAHQSELISMGFDNFLVMGDVYRRDEIDASHYPVFHQVEGVRLTTKSELFGSHQNMDDFQLFENTERSETQQGVHNLEAVKLLEADLKGCLEGLAMTLFGKDAEMRWVDAYFPFTHPSWELEVKLNDDWVELLGCGVIEQEILVNAGVIDKVGWAFGLGLERWAMKLYGIPDIRLFWSSDSGFLSQFKFEDSSKNIRYKNVSQYPQCVNDISFWLPGDGAYEPSDFYDLVRNIGGSTVEQVTLIDNFTHPKKKMTSHCYRIVYRHMERTLTQEEVNVIHKEIEKTAAESLNVVIR from the exons ATGGTTCTTCACTGTTCAAGATTACTCTTATCAAAACCATTGCAAAGGCCATGGTTTCCAGCATTTATAAGGCTCAACTCAACAACAGCTCAAGTCTCATCAGGAAAA GTTCAAATTGGAGAAAGGACATATGAAGCAGACGAAATGACAAACGTGACACCCAAAATCCTATCGCACCTTGGCAGGAATCTTCATCTCCAAAAGTACCATCCCTTGAACCACATTTCCCAAAGAATTTCCAAGTTTATGTATTCGAGATACTTGAGTCCCAGAGGAAATCCACTTTTTTCTATCCATGATAGACTACAACCTGTTGTCACCCCTCATCAAAATTTTGACTCACTGTTGATCCCCAAAGATCATGTTAGTAGAAAAAAGAGTgacaattattatattaataaggaCTTCCTCCTGCGTGCTCACACAAGTGCTCATCAG AGTGAATTGATCAGTATGGGTTTTGATAACTTCTTGGTTATGGGTGATGTGTATAGAAGAGATGAAATTGATGCATCACACTACCCAGTGTTCCATCAAGTAGAGGGTGTGAGGTTAACCACAAAGAGTGAA CTTTTTGGAAGTCACCAGAACATGGATGACTTCCAACTCTTTGAAAACACAGAACGTTCAGAAACCCAACAAGGAGTTCACAATCTAGAGGCTGTGAAGCTTTTGGAGGCAGATTTGAAAGGTTGCCTTGAGGGTCTGGCAATGACTCTGTTTGGCAAAG ATGCTGAAATGAGATGGGTAGATGCATACTTTCCATTCACTCACCCTTCTTGGGAACTCGAGGTTAAACTGAATGATGACTGGGTAGAGCTTCTTGGTTGTGGTGTGATTGAACAGGAAATTCTAGTAAATG CTGGGGTGATAGACAAAGTTGGCTGGGCATTTGGCCTCGGACTGGAGCGATGGGCCATGAAGCTCTATGGCATCCCAGATATTAGGTTGTTCTGGTCGTCAGATTCTGGATTCTTGTCACAATTTAAGTTTGAGGATTCATCTAAGAATATCAGATATAAG AATGTGAGTCAATATCCACAGTGTGTCAATGACATCAGTTTCTGGCTTCCTGGAGATGGAGCATATGAACCGTCTGACTTTTATGATCTTGTACGGAACATTGGTGGCAGCACAGTAGAGCAG GTTACCCTTATTGATAATTTTACTcacccaaaaaagaaaatgacctcCCACTGTTATCGAATAGTGTATCGGCACATGGAGCGGACTCTTACTCAGGAAGAAGTCAATGTTATACACAAGGAGATAGAAAAAACTGCTGCAGAATCTCTAAATGTTGTAATCAGATAA